In Methylomagnum ishizawai, one DNA window encodes the following:
- a CDS encoding fatty acid desaturase: MPIPAQPFAEGITDAARQALSLWWLGFGLCLFLPACTLAFLLTGPHGAASALLWTLPVWLLIAADHWGPAERRMVPTTAPGWFFDGLLYALVLLQILNILGMGWMVARLPWATAADWGTGCANLLALRILVGTNSCCAAIAPAHELIHRRGRLQQLLGRALLITVGYDHFYIAHRRGHHAKLGGAGDPSTARVGEDYGGFLRRSVAAQWRIAWRAEPGAVSAGLAAETGLALAFGWAFGPLALAMLVYQAVVAVKLLEAVNYFQHLGLTQDSGRAGATAWTCDSAVSLFIFLGLNRHADHHRHAATPYPKLRSLDVGLALPCGYLWTAIWVKNHSAGYRRWAGPSLATANRVEMHTEHAASHYKAHRTP; the protein is encoded by the coding sequence ATGCCCATTCCAGCCCAACCCTTTGCGGAAGGAATTACCGATGCGGCCCGCCAAGCCTTATCCCTATGGTGGCTGGGATTCGGGCTGTGCCTGTTCCTTCCCGCCTGTACCCTCGCCTTCTTGCTGACCGGCCCGCATGGCGCGGCGTCCGCCCTGTTATGGACCCTGCCGGTCTGGCTGTTGATCGCCGCCGACCATTGGGGACCGGCGGAACGGCGGATGGTTCCAACAACAGCGCCGGGCTGGTTCTTCGACGGGCTGCTGTATGCCTTAGTATTGCTGCAAATCCTGAATATCCTGGGGATGGGCTGGATGGTGGCGCGGCTGCCCTGGGCCACGGCGGCGGATTGGGGCACGGGATGCGCCAACCTTCTGGCCCTGCGGATTTTGGTCGGCACCAATTCCTGCTGCGCCGCCATCGCGCCCGCCCATGAATTGATCCACCGGCGCGGACGGCTGCAACAGCTCCTGGGGCGCGCGCTGTTAATCACGGTGGGCTACGACCATTTTTATATCGCCCACCGCCGGGGCCATCATGCCAAACTAGGCGGGGCCGGAGACCCCTCCACCGCCCGCGTGGGCGAGGATTACGGCGGTTTCCTCCGACGTTCGGTGGCGGCGCAATGGCGGATCGCTTGGCGGGCCGAACCCGGCGCGGTATCGGCGGGATTGGCGGCGGAAACCGGGCTGGCGCTGGCGTTTGGCTGGGCGTTCGGGCCGCTGGCCCTGGCGATGCTGGTGTATCAGGCCGTGGTGGCGGTGAAGCTATTGGAGGCGGTGAATTATTTCCAGCATCTCGGCCTGACCCAGGATTCGGGCCGGGCCGGGGCGACGGCCTGGACCTGCGATTCCGCCGTGAGCCTGTTCATCTTCCTGGGGCTGAACCGCCACGCCGACCACCACCGCCACGCCGCCACGCCCTATCCCAAGCTACGGAGTTTGGATGTGGGATTGGCCCTGCCTTGTGGATACCTCTGGACGGCGATTTGGGTGAAGAACCATAGCGCGGGTTATCGGCGCTGGGCTGGACCCTCCCTCGCCACCGCGAACCGCGTAGAAATGCATACCGAACACGCCGCATCCCACTACAAGGCCCATCGCACACCATAG
- a CDS encoding glycosyl hydrolase encodes MPIRPHALLGCALSLALASAATAAPLFSPYKDIAISMNWNNNVMSSNVSGVFQPLLSVLPPRVPAVTWAFATGECGAETWAGLDPDALAQANVPLFVKRKVGYIISTGGAAGKFTCSSAAGMRAFIDRYASPRLLGLDFDIEAGQSAAEINSLVDQLAAVQADYPGLRYSFTLATLGSSTGQVSSLPYGDLNITGYTVIQAIQRAGLANYTLNLMVMDYGGPSPWVCVVAKGHCDMGRTAIQAAQNLNAKFGIPYAQIELTPMIGRNDVVDEVFSLKDANTMIGWAKANGLAGVHFWSFDRDTPCALPYASATCSSVADVPALAYTKRFRNQVAAP; translated from the coding sequence ATGCCGATCAGACCCCATGCCCTCCTCGGTTGCGCCTTGTCCCTGGCGCTCGCGTCCGCCGCCACCGCCGCCCCGCTGTTCAGTCCGTACAAGGACATCGCCATCTCCATGAACTGGAACAACAACGTCATGTCCAGCAACGTGAGCGGCGTGTTCCAGCCGCTGTTGAGCGTCTTGCCGCCACGGGTGCCCGCCGTCACCTGGGCTTTCGCCACCGGGGAATGCGGCGCGGAAACCTGGGCGGGACTCGACCCCGACGCCCTCGCCCAGGCCAATGTGCCCTTGTTCGTCAAGCGCAAAGTGGGCTATATCATTTCCACCGGCGGCGCGGCGGGCAAGTTCACCTGTTCCAGCGCCGCCGGGATGCGGGCTTTCATCGACCGTTACGCCTCGCCCCGCTTGCTGGGCCTGGATTTCGATATCGAAGCCGGCCAGAGCGCCGCCGAGATCAACAGCCTGGTGGACCAACTCGCCGCCGTGCAGGCCGATTATCCGGGATTGCGCTATAGCTTCACCCTCGCCACCCTGGGTTCGTCCACCGGCCAGGTGTCGAGCCTGCCCTATGGCGATTTGAACATCACCGGCTATACCGTGATCCAGGCCATCCAACGCGCCGGACTCGCCAATTACACCCTCAACCTGATGGTCATGGATTACGGCGGTCCGTCGCCCTGGGTCTGCGTGGTCGCCAAGGGGCATTGCGACATGGGACGGACGGCCATCCAGGCCGCCCAGAACCTGAACGCCAAGTTCGGCATCCCCTACGCCCAGATCGAATTGACGCCGATGATCGGCAGGAACGACGTGGTGGACGAGGTGTTCTCGCTCAAGGATGCCAACACCATGATCGGCTGGGCCAAGGCCAACGGTTTGGCCGGGGTGCATTTCTGGTCGTTCGACCGCGATACGCCGTGTGCCTTGCCCTATGCCTCGGCGACTTGCAGTTCCGTGGCGGATGTGCCCGCCTTGGCCTACACCAAGCGCTTCCGCAACCAAGTCGCGGCCCCGTGA
- a CDS encoding Ig-like domain-containing protein, with the protein MKQPLFPRARLAAWGAVLCCLGGTASAHVANNDITTTGKADNGNFHRYGWIDGTNATLGDSHHIAEGNFFTFHLNVPSFVDIGFAEISGNGGTVTTSGGLDPAFSLYSGLLPLLAHDDTPYDPMFGNTVDLAPAGHIYLPHDGYRDTVNFSATGGKPYTGQFDALGDWSMANEDAIPGDPGSLDGNWAKIKYLTHVNANVTTLGANLMPSGAVNDAPEFLTHYPLPAGDYTIAAGGAACDNPSIAACTNPNLWGRVTFSATANITPSFTGGKTALTIPVNIAGANLKPNLRASDTDTGQTETWTQATAPAHGKLSFSGATAASGSANITSGGTITYKPTANYSGADSFAVRVGDGLSSSVRTFSVTVKPNTAPSYTGKVTALNLVQNYGSNLKALLTVSDIDAGQTETWSQNTAPQHGSLTFTNAKADSGSTAINLVGSVVYQPAANYTGADSFAIRVGDGMATTVRNFTVTVGANTAPSFTGTTTALTLAQNVASNLRPYLTVGDTDNAQIETWSQQTAPAHGKLTFSNATAWSGSTNITSGGTIAYTPTTGYSGPDSFAVRVSDGIATAVRTLTVTVQPNTAPSFVGTTTALKIVQNSAAVNIKPVLNVSDTNHGQTLTWKQAVAPAHGGLVFTSATATSGGTNIGPGGTITYKPTAGYSGADSFTVQVSDGVASANRLFTVTVGPNVVPSFATPTNTLNVAKNGAAVNLKPRLSISDIDLGQTETWSVATAPANGTLVVTGGTAASGSTGITPGGTFTYQPKANWTGSETFKIKVTDSLGGTATSSFTMNVK; encoded by the coding sequence ATGAAACAACCCCTATTCCCACGCGCCCGGCTTGCCGCCTGGGGTGCCGTCCTCTGCTGCCTGGGCGGGACCGCCTCGGCCCATGTCGCCAACAACGATATCACCACCACCGGCAAGGCGGACAACGGCAATTTCCACCGTTATGGCTGGATCGATGGCACCAACGCCACCTTGGGTGATAGCCACCATATCGCCGAGGGCAATTTCTTCACCTTCCATTTGAACGTGCCTTCGTTCGTGGATATCGGTTTCGCCGAGATTTCCGGGAACGGCGGCACGGTGACCACCAGTGGTGGTCTGGACCCGGCATTTTCCCTGTATTCGGGCTTGCTGCCGCTGTTGGCGCATGACGACACGCCCTACGATCCCATGTTCGGCAACACGGTCGATCTGGCACCGGCGGGCCATATCTATCTACCGCATGACGGCTATCGGGATACGGTCAATTTCTCGGCCACGGGCGGGAAGCCCTATACCGGCCAGTTCGACGCGCTGGGCGATTGGAGCATGGCCAACGAGGATGCCATACCGGGCGACCCTGGCAGCCTCGATGGCAATTGGGCCAAGATCAAATACCTGACCCACGTCAACGCCAACGTCACCACGCTCGGAGCCAATCTGATGCCGAGCGGGGCGGTGAACGACGCTCCCGAATTCCTAACCCATTACCCCTTGCCCGCGGGCGACTACACCATCGCCGCCGGCGGGGCCGCCTGCGACAACCCAAGCATCGCGGCCTGCACCAATCCCAACTTGTGGGGCCGGGTCACGTTCAGCGCCACTGCCAATATCACGCCCAGTTTCACCGGCGGCAAGACCGCCTTGACGATACCGGTCAATATCGCCGGGGCCAACCTCAAGCCCAACTTGCGGGCCAGCGACACCGACACCGGCCAGACCGAAACCTGGACCCAGGCTACCGCCCCGGCCCATGGCAAGTTGAGCTTTTCCGGGGCCACGGCGGCTTCGGGCAGCGCCAATATCACCTCCGGCGGCACGATCACCTATAAGCCCACGGCCAATTATTCCGGCGCGGATAGCTTCGCCGTGCGGGTGGGCGACGGCCTGTCCAGTTCAGTGCGTACCTTCAGTGTCACCGTCAAGCCCAATACCGCGCCTAGCTATACCGGCAAGGTCACGGCTTTGAATCTGGTGCAGAACTACGGCTCCAACCTAAAAGCCCTGTTGACGGTCAGCGATATCGATGCCGGCCAGACCGAAACCTGGAGCCAGAACACGGCACCCCAGCACGGCAGCTTGACCTTCACCAACGCCAAAGCCGATTCCGGCTCCACCGCGATCAATCTGGTGGGATCGGTGGTTTACCAACCCGCCGCCAATTACACCGGCGCGGATAGTTTCGCCATCCGGGTCGGCGACGGCATGGCGACCACGGTGCGGAATTTCACCGTGACGGTGGGGGCGAACACCGCGCCCAGCTTCACCGGCACCACTACCGCGCTGACCCTGGCCCAGAACGTGGCTTCCAACCTGCGGCCTTATCTCACGGTCGGCGATACCGACAACGCCCAGATCGAAACCTGGAGCCAGCAGACCGCCCCGGCCCATGGCAAGCTGACCTTCAGTAATGCCACGGCTTGGTCCGGTTCCACCAACATCACCTCCGGCGGCACCATCGCGTATACCCCGACCACGGGTTATAGCGGTCCCGATAGTTTCGCGGTCAGGGTGAGCGATGGCATTGCCACCGCCGTCCGTACCCTCACTGTGACGGTGCAGCCTAATACCGCGCCCAGCTTCGTGGGCACCACCACCGCCCTCAAGATCGTCCAGAACAGCGCGGCGGTAAATATCAAACCGGTCCTGAACGTCAGCGACACTAACCACGGCCAGACCCTGACCTGGAAACAGGCGGTCGCGCCCGCCCATGGCGGCTTGGTGTTCACCAGCGCCACGGCCACCAGTGGCGGTACCAATATCGGTCCTGGCGGCACCATCACCTATAAGCCCACGGCGGGGTATAGCGGTGCGGATAGCTTCACCGTGCAGGTCAGCGACGGCGTCGCCAGCGCCAACCGTCTGTTCACCGTGACCGTCGGCCCGAACGTGGTCCCGAGCTTCGCGACCCCGACCAACACCCTGAACGTGGCCAAGAACGGCGCGGCGGTGAATCTGAAGCCGAGACTATCGATCAGCGATATCGACCTGGGCCAGACTGAAACCTGGAGCGTCGCCACCGCGCCCGCTAACGGAACCCTGGTCGTCACCGGGGGCACGGCGGCTTCCGGTTCCACCGGCATCACGCCGGGCGGCACCTTCACCTACCAGCCCAAGGCCAACTGGACCGGCTCGGAAACCTTCAAGATCAAAGTCACCGATAGCCTCGGGGGCACCGCGACCAGCAGTTTCACCATGAACGTGAAATAA
- a CDS encoding NAD(P)-binding protein, with the protein MPATPGPDPRPAGELLGPSFLTGHQLRGKDWPSPTEHRAIPLLIVGGGIAGLCAAWWLKRNGFESFRLLELEQQPGGNARWGENPISAYPWGAHYLPLPGVELPWVRRLLADLGVLLGDPAAPEPRYDERHLCFAPQERLFLHGAWQEGLLPKRGVARRDLDQYQRFAEAMRGYRDTVGKDGRRAFTLPMAQSSRDPRFLALDQGSMRDWLLAQGYDSPYLHWYVDYACRDDFGCSAADTSAWAGLHYFASRTGSAEAARDGAVLTWPEGNGWIVRRLLERLDPWIERGQMAFRMKETDSGVTVDAWNPASQTATRWQAAHVVWAAPSFLLPHVCPDWPEASRRALAGFDYAPWLVANLSLHDVPESRHGAPLAWDNVLYQSPSLGYVVATHQHWRSRERGTVLTYYRPFSELAPAQGRKLLSNRSGYDWTAAILADLARPHPDIRELTERVDLFRWGHAMARPRPGFLWDGGRELVAEGSGRIHPAHSDLSGFSLFEEAQYRGIVAAQAALAGVS; encoded by the coding sequence ATGCCCGCCACCCCCGGCCCCGATCCCCGCCCCGCTGGCGAACTGCTCGGCCCCTCTTTCCTGACCGGCCACCAACTGCGCGGCAAGGACTGGCCCTCCCCCACCGAACACCGCGCCATCCCCCTGCTCATCGTCGGCGGCGGCATTGCCGGACTCTGCGCTGCCTGGTGGCTGAAGCGCAACGGCTTCGAGTCGTTCCGCCTGCTGGAACTGGAACAACAACCCGGCGGCAATGCCCGCTGGGGCGAGAATCCCATCTCGGCCTATCCCTGGGGGGCGCATTATCTGCCGTTGCCCGGCGTGGAATTGCCCTGGGTGCGGCGGCTGCTGGCCGACTTGGGCGTGCTGCTGGGCGACCCCGCCGCGCCGGAACCACGCTACGACGAACGCCACCTTTGCTTCGCGCCCCAGGAACGGCTGTTCCTGCACGGCGCTTGGCAGGAGGGCTTGTTACCCAAGCGCGGCGTGGCCCGCCGCGATCTCGACCAATACCAGCGCTTCGCCGAAGCCATGCGCGGCTACCGCGATACCGTGGGCAAGGATGGCCGCCGCGCTTTCACCCTGCCTATGGCGCAAAGCTCCCGCGACCCGCGCTTCCTGGCGCTGGACCAGGGTTCGATGCGGGATTGGCTGCTGGCGCAAGGCTACGATTCGCCCTATCTGCATTGGTATGTGGACTATGCCTGCCGCGACGATTTCGGTTGCAGCGCCGCCGACACTTCGGCCTGGGCCGGCCTCCATTATTTCGCCAGCCGCACCGGCAGCGCCGAGGCGGCACGGGACGGCGCGGTACTGACCTGGCCCGAGGGCAATGGCTGGATCGTCCGCCGCCTGCTGGAACGGCTGGACCCCTGGATCGAGCGTGGACAGATGGCATTCCGCATGAAGGAAACCGATAGCGGCGTGACGGTCGACGCCTGGAATCCAGCCAGCCAAACCGCGACCCGCTGGCAAGCCGCCCACGTCGTCTGGGCCGCGCCCAGCTTCCTATTGCCCCATGTCTGCCCGGACTGGCCGGAAGCCTCGCGGCGGGCCTTGGCCGGTTTCGATTACGCGCCCTGGCTGGTGGCGAACCTGAGCCTGCACGATGTCCCGGAATCCCGGCATGGCGCGCCCCTGGCCTGGGACAATGTGTTGTACCAAAGCCCTTCGCTGGGCTATGTGGTCGCCACCCACCAGCATTGGCGCAGCCGGGAACGCGGCACGGTGCTGACCTATTACCGGCCATTCAGCGAACTGGCCCCGGCGCAAGGCCGCAAGCTGCTATCGAACCGCAGCGGCTACGACTGGACCGCAGCCATCCTGGCCGACTTGGCCCGGCCCCATCCCGACATCCGCGAGTTGACCGAGCGGGTCGATCTATTCCGCTGGGGCCACGCCATGGCGCGACCGCGTCCGGGCTTCCTGTGGGACGGCGGGCGGGAACTCGTGGCGGAAGGCTCCGGGCGCATCCATCCGGCCCATTCCGATCTTTCGGGGTTTTCGCTGTTCGAGGAAGCCCAATACCGGGGCATCGTGGCCGCGCAAGCCGCTTTGGCCGGGGTCTCGTAA
- a CDS encoding carbamoyltransferase family protein → MNIIKTAGTYYLGLCNTYHDPALAIVDAEGNVLYAEATERYLQYKRALNHAPDDLHLLPALLREYCPDARRFVVAGNWRSRRPLYERLAQYLGWLTPKGILGYRGRRLTACVETWELNHMQACQHHALRRAGIGLACVLRRDFPGVPVDFRHYDHHLAHAALACQGSPFATAACAVIDSYGEQGSLAFFEYSGGKLVPRHAARGPESLGFFYMKLTELCGFEWLGGEEWKTMGLAAYGRIDEEALGWLRAMIRVEGVRLVQDRASFFQMLKRLETRRRGPHLPPETAADLAHTGQYFFAETVGRLLNNLHGLQISGNLALGGGCALNSAYNGQILAGTPFEALYVPPAPADDGTALGAAWLAFRQDRPGLAVVPRLLSPYLGSSIRDEAIERYARHSGLPVEYLPGEAMVPRAARLLAAGKILGWAQGRAEFGPRALGNRSILADPRTPDMGERINREVKFRERFRPYAPAILHEYGPEYFEDYQETPYMDRTLKFRPEARARVPAVVHVDGTGRLQTVKAEWNPRFHALLAEFHRLSGVPVLLNTSFNVMGKPIVHGVEDAMAVFLGSGLDALALGDWLFAKPGRWT, encoded by the coding sequence ATGAATATTATAAAAACAGCGGGCACATATTATCTTGGTCTTTGCAATACCTATCACGATCCGGCTTTGGCCATCGTGGATGCCGAAGGCAATGTGTTATATGCTGAAGCCACCGAGCGCTATCTGCAATATAAACGGGCGCTGAACCACGCGCCGGACGATTTGCATTTATTACCCGCCCTGCTGCGGGAATATTGCCCCGATGCCCGGCGCTTCGTGGTGGCCGGCAATTGGCGGTCGCGGCGGCCCCTCTATGAACGGCTGGCCCAATATTTGGGCTGGCTCACCCCCAAGGGCATCCTCGGCTACCGGGGGCGGCGATTGACCGCCTGCGTCGAAACCTGGGAACTCAACCATATGCAGGCTTGCCAGCATCACGCCCTGCGTCGTGCCGGGATCGGGCTGGCCTGCGTCCTGCGGCGGGATTTTCCCGGTGTGCCGGTGGATTTCCGCCATTACGACCATCATCTGGCCCATGCCGCGTTGGCCTGTCAGGGTAGCCCGTTCGCGACGGCGGCTTGCGCCGTGATCGACTCCTACGGTGAACAGGGTTCACTGGCGTTCTTCGAGTATAGCGGCGGGAAACTGGTTCCCCGCCACGCGGCGCGGGGACCGGAGAGCCTCGGGTTCTTCTATATGAAGCTCACCGAACTATGCGGCTTCGAGTGGCTGGGCGGCGAGGAATGGAAAACCATGGGCTTGGCCGCTTATGGCCGTATCGACGAGGAGGCGCTGGGCTGGCTGCGGGCCATGATCCGGGTGGAGGGTGTGCGGCTGGTGCAGGACCGCGCCAGTTTCTTCCAGATGCTCAAACGCCTGGAAACCCGCCGCCGCGGCCCGCACCTGCCGCCGGAAACCGCCGCCGACCTGGCCCATACCGGGCAATATTTCTTCGCGGAAACCGTCGGGCGCTTGCTCAACAACCTGCATGGCCTCCAGATTTCCGGCAACTTGGCGCTGGGCGGCGGCTGTGCTTTGAACTCGGCCTATAACGGGCAGATTCTGGCCGGGACGCCGTTCGAGGCGCTCTATGTGCCGCCCGCGCCCGCCGACGATGGCACGGCCTTGGGCGCGGCTTGGCTGGCGTTCCGGCAGGATCGTCCGGGTTTGGCCGTCGTGCCGCGCTTGCTTTCGCCCTACCTGGGCAGTTCCATCCGGGACGAGGCTATCGAACGCTACGCCCGCCATTCCGGGTTGCCGGTCGAATATCTGCCCGGCGAGGCCATGGTGCCCAGGGCGGCGCGGCTGTTGGCGGCGGGCAAAATCCTGGGTTGGGCGCAGGGCCGGGCCGAATTCGGTCCCCGCGCCTTGGGCAACCGTTCCATCCTGGCCGATCCCCGTACCCCGGACATGGGCGAGCGCATCAACCGCGAGGTGAAATTCCGCGAGCGGTTCCGGCCCTATGCCCCGGCCATCCTGCACGAATATGGCCCGGAGTATTTCGAGGATTACCAGGAAACCCCGTACATGGACCGCACTTTGAAATTCCGCCCGGAGGCGCGGGCACGGGTGCCCGCCGTGGTCCATGTCGATGGCACCGGGCGGCTGCAAACCGTGAAGGCGGAGTGGAACCCCAGGTTCCATGCCTTGCTGGCCGAATTCCACCGCTTGAGCGGGGTGCCGGTCCTGCTCAACACCAGCTTCAATGTCATGGGCAAGCCCATCGTGCATGGGGTGGAGGATGCCATGGCGGTGTTCCTGGGGTCGGGATTGGATGCCTTGGCGCTGGGGGATTGGCTGTTCGCCAAGCCGGGGAGGTGGACATGA
- a CDS encoding cytochrome P450 → MSSIDLHSPEFLADPYPTFRHLRETAPLFPLQPGAWLVTRHAEADRILRDPRFAKDYLSTVARRYGPDAVEEPVFQVVNRFMLVMNPPEHLRLRALVGKAFGVKQAAELRRLALDVAETLVEGFIGQGRADLMAALAYPLPVRVICAMLGLRLEDNLEFQRETQALARVFEMSRLARADIDAANHAARMFDGYFRAVCRARRQAPGDDLISLLLRAEDGDQRLSEDEIVANITLLFVAGHETTANMLGNTLLSLHRHPDQLARLQSRPDLLPQAVNEALRYEPAVQIAARAALEDVALGGVGVRRGETLYVGLGAANRDPAAFPEPDAFRIDRPGAANPLSFGGGVHYCLGARLARIELETALAVLFRRLPGLELPDGDRPRWKSSLTIRGLERLEAVW, encoded by the coding sequence ATGTCATCCATCGATTTGCACAGCCCGGAATTCCTCGCCGATCCCTATCCCACCTTCCGGCACCTGCGCGAAACCGCGCCCCTGTTCCCCTTGCAACCCGGTGCCTGGCTGGTGACCCGCCACGCCGAGGCCGACCGCATCCTGCGCGACCCACGTTTCGCCAAGGATTATTTGTCCACCGTGGCGCGGCGCTACGGCCCGGACGCAGTGGAGGAGCCGGTGTTCCAGGTGGTCAACCGCTTCATGCTGGTGATGAACCCGCCCGAGCATCTCCGGTTGCGGGCCTTGGTCGGCAAGGCATTCGGGGTGAAGCAGGCGGCGGAATTGCGGCGCTTGGCCCTGGACGTGGCGGAAACCCTGGTGGAGGGTTTTATCGGCCAGGGCCGGGCCGATCTGATGGCGGCCTTGGCCTATCCGCTGCCGGTGCGGGTGATTTGCGCCATGCTGGGTTTGCGCCTGGAGGACAACCTGGAATTCCAACGCGAAACCCAAGCCCTGGCCCGCGTGTTCGAGATGTCCCGGCTGGCCCGCGCCGACATCGACGCCGCCAACCACGCGGCCCGGATGTTCGATGGCTATTTCCGCGCGGTCTGCCGGGCGCGGCGCCAAGCGCCGGGGGACGATTTGATCTCGCTGCTGCTGCGGGCCGAAGACGGCGACCAACGTTTGAGCGAGGACGAGATCGTCGCCAATATCACGCTGCTGTTCGTGGCCGGGCATGAAACCACGGCCAATATGCTGGGCAACACGCTGTTGTCCCTCCACCGCCACCCGGACCAACTCGCCCGGCTCCAATCCCGGCCCGACCTACTTCCGCAAGCCGTCAACGAAGCCTTGCGCTACGAACCCGCCGTGCAGATCGCCGCCCGCGCCGCACTGGAAGACGTGGCGCTGGGCGGCGTCGGCGTGCGGCGGGGCGAAACCCTCTACGTCGGCCTGGGTGCGGCCAACCGCGACCCGGCGGCTTTCCCCGAGCCCGACGCCTTCCGTATCGACCGTCCAGGCGCGGCGAATCCCCTGTCCTTCGGCGGCGGGGTGCATTATTGCCTGGGAGCACGGCTGGCCCGGATCGAACTGGAAACCGCGCTCGCGGTGTTGTTCCGGCGTTTGCCGGGGCTGGAATTACCGGACGGCGACCGGCCCCGCTGGAAATCTTCGTTGACCATCCGGGGCTTGGAGCGGTTGGAAGCGGTGTGGTGA
- a CDS encoding fused MFS/spermidine synthase, producing MNKPSTPGGTWPLYLTVTLSGAAVMILELLGTRIIGPFYGVSLYVWSALIAVTLIALALGYYLGGHIADRHPGFRLEHVLLAGALATVAIPYADGPVLAFTDPLGIRVGAFASALLLFTPSLTLLAMVGPYAIKRATRDLDRVGAAVGSVYAVSTLGSVAGTLLLGFYLLPRFGTRAILFSLGVALVAWALLLAWTGRRERAVAGASGWVWLVGLAVGLLSVAGYAQPLRQTPGFGLLHEAESIYGWVRVVEDENNGYRLLLSDSSVLSAVETKTGRSLLNYQTFFRWIPLFRPEARHALLIGLGGGHVARDLNAAGITTDTIEIDPEVAQAARDYFGFQPVGKFIVGDARFEIKRLGDQRYDFIMHDCFTGGSEPTHLLSREMLGELRGLLGEGGVLAVNYVGFRSGEGSEAVASVYRTLKTLFPQIRVFTTEKEDFTDFIFLASDRPLEVDTHSQDRRIQILLEHEYRVPETPPGIVITDDYNPMESLQVRKAETYRKVFMERIAYDLLLR from the coding sequence ATGAACAAGCCCTCCACCCCCGGCGGCACCTGGCCGCTCTACCTGACCGTCACCCTCAGCGGGGCGGCGGTGATGATCCTGGAATTGCTCGGTACCCGCATCATTGGGCCGTTCTACGGGGTTAGCCTGTATGTCTGGTCCGCGCTGATCGCCGTGACCCTGATCGCCCTGGCCCTGGGTTATTACCTGGGTGGACACATCGCCGACCGCCATCCGGGGTTCCGCTTGGAGCATGTGTTGCTGGCGGGGGCGCTGGCCACGGTGGCGATCCCCTACGCCGACGGCCCGGTGCTGGCCTTCACCGATCCCTTGGGCATCCGGGTCGGGGCGTTCGCCAGCGCCTTGTTATTGTTCACGCCGTCCCTGACCTTGCTGGCGATGGTCGGGCCTTACGCCATCAAGCGGGCCACCCGCGACCTGGACCGTGTCGGCGCGGCGGTGGGTTCGGTGTATGCCGTCAGCACCTTGGGCAGCGTGGCGGGAACCTTGTTGCTGGGGTTCTACCTGCTACCGCGTTTCGGCACCCGCGCCATCCTGTTCAGCCTGGGCGTGGCCTTGGTGGCCTGGGCCTTGCTGTTGGCCTGGACCGGACGGCGCGAGCGGGCGGTCGCCGGGGCGTCCGGGTGGGTGTGGCTGGTCGGGTTGGCGGTGGGTTTATTGTCGGTGGCGGGTTACGCCCAACCCTTGCGGCAGACGCCCGGTTTTGGCCTGTTGCACGAGGCCGAGAGCATCTACGGTTGGGTGCGGGTGGTGGAGGACGAGAACAACGGCTATCGCCTGTTGCTGTCGGATTCCTCGGTGCTGAGCGCGGTGGAGACCAAGACGGGCCGGAGCCTTTTGAATTACCAGACCTTTTTCCGCTGGATTCCCTTGTTCCGGCCCGAGGCCCGTCACGCGCTGTTGATCGGACTGGGCGGCGGCCATGTCGCCCGCGATTTGAACGCGGCGGGCATCACCACCGACACCATCGAGATCGACCCGGAAGTCGCCCAGGCGGCGCGGGATTATTTCGGATTCCAGCCGGTGGGGAAGTTCATCGTCGGCGACGCCCGTTTCGAGATCAAGCGGCTGGGCGATCAGCGCTATGATTTCATCATGCACGATTGCTTCACCGGCGGTTCCGAGCCCACCCATCTGCTGAGCCGGGAAATGCTGGGCGAGCTGCGCGGGCTATTGGGCGAAGGCGGCGTGCTGGCGGTGAACTATGTCGGCTTCCGCAGCGGCGAGGGTTCGGAGGCGGTGGCTTCGGTTTATCGCACGCTCAAGACCTTGTTCCCGCAGATACGGGTTTTCACCACCGAGAAAGAGGATTTCACCGATTTCATCTTCCTGGCTTCCGACCGCCCGTTGGAGGTCGATACCCACAGCCAGGACCGGCGCATCCAGATATTGTTGGAACATGAATACCGCGTGCCGGAAACCCCCCCCGGCATCGTCATCACCGACGATTACAACCCGATGGAAAGCTTGCAGGTGCGCAAGGCCGAGACCTACCGTAAGGTCTTCATGGAGCGGATCGCCTACGATTTGTTGCTGCGTTGA